The following coding sequences lie in one Psychrobacter arenosus genomic window:
- a CDS encoding acyl-CoA dehydrogenase family protein produces the protein MDFSLNEDQLAYQQAARQFALNELKPHAAEWDRQGHFPVEVIKRTGDLGFLGLYTHPTYGGLGLPRLDSAIVFEELAWGDTSVSAYISIHNMVSWMIGEFGSEDVCERFLPKMMTGEWLSSYCLTEPNAGSDAASLTTKAVKHGEGADSYYLLNGEKAFISGAGATDVLVVMARTGGPGPKGVSAIVVDAHSEGISFGKDEIKMGWKAQPTRSIHFKDVKVPAANLLGEEGHGFRFAMKGLNGGRINIGICAVGTAQAALETASNYVQERRQFGQPIGELQSVQFKLADMLTQTIAARQMLYLAANKVDKGDPQATAYCAMAKRISTDLSFEVANQALQLHGGYGYLNEYPLERHVRDLRVHQILEGTNEIMRVIVSKAMAQDDALLSLR, from the coding sequence ATGGATTTTAGTTTAAATGAAGACCAGTTAGCCTATCAGCAAGCCGCACGCCAGTTCGCACTGAATGAGCTGAAGCCACATGCTGCTGAATGGGATCGTCAAGGGCATTTCCCGGTCGAAGTCATTAAACGCACAGGCGACTTGGGCTTTTTAGGGTTATACACCCACCCTACTTACGGTGGTCTCGGCTTACCTCGTTTAGACTCTGCCATTGTGTTTGAAGAGTTGGCTTGGGGCGATACCTCAGTGTCGGCCTATATCAGTATCCATAACATGGTGTCATGGATGATTGGTGAGTTTGGTAGTGAAGACGTTTGCGAGCGTTTTTTACCAAAAATGATGACCGGTGAATGGTTATCGAGTTATTGCCTAACTGAGCCTAATGCGGGCTCTGACGCTGCTTCCTTAACCACAAAAGCGGTGAAGCATGGCGAAGGTGCAGACAGCTACTATCTATTGAATGGCGAAAAGGCTTTTATTTCTGGCGCAGGCGCGACCGATGTGTTGGTGGTGATGGCGCGTACGGGTGGCCCAGGCCCTAAAGGCGTTTCAGCTATCGTTGTGGATGCTCATAGCGAAGGTATCAGCTTCGGTAAAGACGAGATAAAAATGGGCTGGAAAGCGCAGCCAACGCGCAGCATCCATTTTAAAGATGTCAAAGTACCCGCAGCCAATCTATTGGGTGAAGAAGGGCACGGTTTCCGCTTTGCTATGAAAGGCCTAAATGGTGGTCGTATTAATATTGGTATCTGTGCGGTGGGTACAGCGCAAGCGGCATTAGAGACGGCCAGTAATTATGTGCAAGAACGCCGTCAGTTTGGCCAGCCTATCGGTGAGCTACAGTCGGTACAGTTTAAGCTTGCAGATATGTTGACTCAGACGATTGCTGCCCGCCAAATGTTATATTTAGCCGCTAATAAAGTCGATAAAGGCGATCCGCAAGCGACTGCGTATTGTGCTATGGCGAAACGTATCTCTACAGACTTAAGCTTTGAAGTTGCCAACCAAGCGCTGCAGTTGCATGGCGGCTATGGTTATTTGAATGAATATCCGCTTGAGCGTCATGTCCGCGATTTACGCGTGCATCAAATCTTAGAGGGTACCAACGAAATTATGCGAGTCATTGTTTCTAAAGCCATGGCGCAAGATGATGCTTTATTATCGTTACGCTAG
- a CDS encoding 4'-phosphopantetheinyl transferase family protein, with translation MPNPTLIPPSLINPSFLQINATCWWGVAQLIEEKPVAANNVASKNTATNKTPLAAQRMAVRTLCHQLLIQANRVDELDDSQFPYRLKKHGDYLCFTHSHDYVAVALNANRPCGIDIELSAVRWQTVQRFYHPDELALLEGIAPDLTQVLCRYLWQIKECIVKVEQGLLIPTLGRSLAPYIPELLNILMPYSSQTAYPFSITETLFNEEYYGCIKLSLPIRVDNSDYYIYLSPYSRLVSLA, from the coding sequence ATGCCAAACCCTACCTTAATACCACCGAGTCTAATCAATCCTAGCTTCTTGCAAATAAACGCAACGTGTTGGTGGGGTGTTGCCCAGCTAATAGAAGAAAAGCCAGTAGCTGCTAATAACGTAGCCAGTAAAAATACGGCTACCAATAAAACCCCTTTAGCCGCTCAAAGAATGGCGGTAAGGACGCTATGCCACCAGCTATTAATACAGGCAAACCGAGTCGATGAGCTTGATGACAGTCAATTTCCTTATCGCTTAAAAAAACATGGCGATTATCTGTGTTTTACTCATTCGCACGACTATGTCGCAGTAGCACTAAATGCTAACCGACCTTGTGGTATTGATATCGAATTAAGCGCAGTGCGTTGGCAGACGGTGCAGCGTTTTTATCATCCCGATGAGTTGGCACTTTTAGAAGGTATTGCGCCCGATTTAACACAAGTGCTGTGCCGGTATTTATGGCAAATTAAAGAGTGTATCGTCAAAGTTGAGCAAGGCTTACTGATACCAACACTTGGCCGCTCGTTAGCGCCGTACATCCCTGAGTTACTCAATATCCTAATGCCTTATAGCTCTCAGACCGCCTACCCGTTTTCTATAACAGAGACATTATTTAATGAAGAATACTATGGCTGTATCAAACTTTCACTACCGATTCGTGTAGATAATAGCGATTACTATATTTACTTGTCGCCATATTCACGACTTGTCAGCTTAGCTTAA
- a CDS encoding propionate--CoA ligase, whose translation MSQDNSFTSSSFNIDTTNQSFADLYQNSMSDPESFWKRQAERIYWHKAPDKILDDSNLPFAKWFVGGETNTCYNCVDRHLADRAEQDAFVWVSSEINQELLDNHPHVADAFKRLGNHVEFYTDYAKRRLTYNDLYKEVNYFADVLQRHGVGHGDRVVIYMPMILEAAYAMLACTRIGAIHSVVFGGFAAHNLAVRMDDAEAKMVITVDAGLRGGKVINYKNLVNQGVEQAKVKPEHVLVIDRGIMPFEPQAIDVDYAEQRTISCEAGAIVEPVWVESNEPSYLLYTSGTTGTPKGVQRDTGGHAVALATSMDYVYDAKPGETFWAISDIGWAVGHSYTVYAPLLAGLTSIMYEGLPHRPNPGIWWRIVEANKVNILFTAPTGVRMLKKQDETWLTRYDTSSVKSFFLAGEPLDEPTAEWLSGHLGVPILDHYWQTETGWPILSHAPKFNHKPHKQGSPGYPMYGYNAQVINEETGEPCQAGEKGLLAIQAPLPPGCLSTVWRNDERFIKSYFNLVGGRQYSTSDYAMVDEDGYYSILGRTDDVINVAGHRLGTQEIEGAISEHPEVAECGVVGIHDELKGELPIAFCILRDPTIVDETENRFRIEQQIIGTVSKSLGAIARPAAVYFPKALPKTRSGKILRRAIRALAEGKEPGDMSTLDDPTAIDAVKAAIEHY comes from the coding sequence ATGAGTCAGGATAATTCGTTCACCAGTTCCTCTTTCAATATCGATACCACCAATCAATCCTTTGCCGACCTTTATCAAAACTCTATGAGTGACCCTGAGAGTTTCTGGAAACGCCAAGCTGAGCGTATCTACTGGCATAAAGCGCCTGATAAAATCTTGGATGACAGCAACCTACCTTTTGCTAAATGGTTCGTTGGTGGCGAGACCAATACTTGCTATAACTGTGTCGACCGTCATCTTGCAGATAGAGCGGAACAAGATGCCTTTGTCTGGGTGTCCTCAGAGATTAATCAAGAATTATTAGATAACCATCCCCACGTAGCCGATGCCTTTAAGCGTCTGGGCAATCACGTTGAATTTTATACCGATTACGCCAAACGTCGCTTGACCTATAACGACCTTTATAAAGAAGTGAATTACTTCGCAGACGTATTACAGCGTCACGGAGTAGGCCATGGCGATCGCGTGGTTATCTATATGCCTATGATCCTAGAGGCCGCCTATGCCATGCTGGCGTGTACCCGTATTGGGGCGATTCACTCGGTAGTCTTTGGCGGTTTTGCGGCGCATAACTTAGCTGTGCGTATGGATGATGCTGAAGCGAAGATGGTCATCACGGTCGATGCCGGTCTACGTGGCGGTAAAGTGATTAACTATAAAAACTTGGTCAATCAAGGTGTAGAGCAAGCCAAAGTGAAGCCTGAGCACGTGCTGGTGATAGACCGCGGCATCATGCCTTTTGAGCCGCAAGCTATCGATGTCGATTATGCCGAACAGCGCACTATTAGCTGTGAAGCGGGCGCTATCGTTGAGCCAGTTTGGGTGGAATCCAATGAGCCGTCGTATCTTCTATATACTTCTGGTACTACGGGCACGCCAAAAGGGGTACAGCGCGATACGGGTGGTCATGCAGTAGCACTGGCGACCTCAATGGACTATGTCTATGACGCCAAACCGGGTGAAACCTTTTGGGCAATCTCAGATATCGGCTGGGCAGTCGGCCACTCGTATACCGTCTATGCGCCACTACTTGCCGGTCTGACCAGTATTATGTATGAAGGGTTACCGCATCGTCCAAACCCTGGCATTTGGTGGCGTATCGTTGAGGCGAATAAGGTCAATATTCTATTTACCGCGCCAACAGGCGTGCGGATGTTGAAAAAACAAGACGAGACTTGGTTGACCCGTTACGATACTAGCAGCGTCAAATCGTTTTTCTTAGCCGGTGAGCCGCTCGATGAGCCGACAGCGGAATGGTTGTCTGGTCATTTAGGCGTGCCTATTTTAGACCATTATTGGCAGACAGAGACCGGTTGGCCTATTTTAAGCCATGCGCCGAAGTTTAACCATAAACCGCATAAGCAAGGCTCGCCAGGCTATCCAATGTATGGCTATAACGCGCAAGTGATTAATGAAGAAACGGGTGAGCCGTGTCAAGCGGGTGAAAAGGGGCTGTTGGCGATTCAAGCGCCGTTGCCACCGGGCTGTCTCAGTACCGTCTGGCGCAATGATGAGCGCTTTATTAAGAGTTACTTTAATTTGGTAGGGGGTCGTCAGTATTCGACTTCAGACTACGCTATGGTGGATGAAGACGGCTACTATTCAATCCTCGGCCGTACCGATGATGTGATCAACGTGGCAGGCCATCGCTTGGGTACCCAAGAAATCGAAGGCGCTATCAGTGAGCATCCTGAAGTAGCAGAATGTGGGGTAGTGGGGATTCACGATGAGCTCAAAGGCGAGCTGCCCATTGCTTTCTGTATCCTACGCGATCCTACTATCGTCGATGAGACCGAAAACCGTTTCCGTATCGAGCAGCAAATCATTGGCACCGTGTCCAAGTCTTTAGGCGCTATTGCTCGACCCGCGGCGGTTTACTTCCCGAAAGCTCTACCTAAGACACGTTCAGGTAAGATTTTACGCCGTGCTATTCGCGCCTTGGCGGAAGGAAAAGAGCCGGGTGATATGTCAACTTTGGATGATCCAACGGCTATCGATGCGGTCAAGGCGGCTATTGAGCATTACTAA
- a CDS encoding enoyl-CoA hydratase → MTDYNNMNLSIDGSVATLTLNNPPAHTWTLDSLNALKKLVADLNNNTSVYSLVIHGEGEKFFSAGADLNTFADGEKGNAITMAIAFGEAFEALSNYRGVSIAVINGYAMGGGLECALACDIRIAEAHAVMALPETSVGLLPCAGGTQNLPWMVGEGWAKRMILCGERVDAETALRIGLVEEVTEKGAGLAAGQALAQKVAKQSPVAVSYSKGLIQAARQNPPMQNLICEREAFVKLFDTADQQEGVQAFLEKRKPTWQNK, encoded by the coding sequence ATGACTGACTATAACAATATGAATTTATCTATCGATGGCTCGGTAGCGACGCTAACTTTGAATAACCCGCCGGCGCATACTTGGACGCTAGACAGCTTAAATGCACTGAAAAAGCTAGTAGCAGATTTAAATAATAATACCTCTGTGTATTCGCTAGTCATTCACGGTGAAGGCGAGAAGTTCTTTTCCGCCGGTGCTGATTTAAATACTTTTGCTGATGGCGAAAAGGGCAACGCTATTACTATGGCGATTGCGTTTGGCGAAGCATTTGAAGCGTTGTCTAATTATCGCGGTGTCAGTATCGCTGTAATTAACGGTTATGCGATGGGCGGCGGTCTAGAGTGCGCTTTAGCTTGTGATATTCGTATTGCTGAAGCCCATGCTGTCATGGCACTGCCTGAAACTAGCGTGGGTCTATTGCCTTGTGCAGGTGGCACGCAAAACCTTCCGTGGATGGTCGGTGAAGGCTGGGCAAAACGCATGATTTTATGTGGCGAACGCGTCGATGCTGAGACGGCTTTACGGATTGGTCTGGTGGAAGAAGTCACTGAAAAAGGGGCAGGTTTAGCAGCTGGACAAGCGCTCGCACAAAAAGTCGCGAAGCAATCACCCGTTGCGGTCAGCTACTCTAAAGGTCTGATCCAAGCGGCAAGACAAAATCCACCCATGCAGAATCTAATTTGTGAGCGGGAAGCTTTCGTTAAATTATTCGATACAGCAGATCAGCAAGAGGGCGTACAAGCTTTCTTAGAAAAGCGTAAGCCTACTTGGCAGAATAAATAA
- a CDS encoding IclR family transcriptional regulator, producing MPKVSSITRVLQIIEAVSYAPKPLTPLELAQQLDIPKPTIHRLIQQLVDEGFVAVDITGGIIAGKRVRNLSVELWQQRQFSTERQVILQKLVHDIKETCGIGVPHDMDMVYSNRAQTSLPLQIYLPIGAKSPMWCTATGKLYLSQLSPRSRSKMLNNLPLDKFTKNTIVDIDKLNIELDQIAATGIGIDNEEFISEMVAVSVPITDKKGRYLASLYVHAPTVRVSLDDLLTYVPRLQEAATDIQALVYDLQSE from the coding sequence ATGCCTAAAGTCTCCTCTATCACCCGCGTATTACAAATTATCGAAGCGGTATCGTATGCGCCAAAACCTTTGACACCGTTGGAATTGGCTCAGCAGCTGGATATTCCTAAACCCACCATTCATAGACTGATTCAACAGCTAGTGGATGAGGGTTTTGTCGCTGTGGATATTACAGGCGGCATTATCGCCGGCAAACGGGTGCGCAACTTAAGCGTTGAATTGTGGCAGCAACGGCAGTTTTCCACCGAGCGCCAAGTCATATTACAAAAGCTCGTCCATGACATTAAGGAAACTTGTGGTATTGGTGTCCCTCATGACATGGATATGGTCTACAGCAATCGCGCTCAGACCTCGTTACCGCTACAAATCTACTTACCTATCGGCGCTAAGTCTCCCATGTGGTGTACGGCAACAGGGAAGCTGTATTTAAGCCAATTATCACCTCGCAGTCGCAGTAAAATGCTAAATAATCTGCCGTTAGATAAATTTACTAAAAATACCATCGTTGATATTGATAAATTAAATATCGAGCTTGATCAAATTGCGGCAACCGGTATTGGTATTGATAATGAAGAGTTTATTTCGGAAATGGTCGCAGTCTCTGTACCCATTACAGATAAAAAAGGTCGTTACTTAGCCTCCCTATACGTGCACGCACCGACAGTAAGGGTATCTTTAGATGACCTATTAACTTACGTACCACGACTGCAAGAAGCGGCTACCGACATTCAAGCTTTAGTCTATGATTTGCAAAGCGAGTAA
- a CDS encoding fatty acid--CoA ligase — translation MSNHYSSAPSAYAYPLIIKQLLNRAKTVSTEQEIVYADKKRMTYADFFQRIGQFANVLAGLNLDKGDVVAVMDWDSHRYLESYFAVPMSEYVIQTVNIRLSPEKVLYTINHAKPKVLMVNSEFAPLVKDYQFENSSIEHIIWLDDNGVSYEGVFGHNENRVIGEYEALLAAASPEFEFPDFDENTIASTFYTSGTTGDPKGVFFTHRQLVLHTLTEAASLGVLPQKQGVSFGDVYMPMTPMFHVHAWGFPFTATMIGLKQVYPGRYAPDTLMDLIINEKVSITHCVPTILQMVIGEAQKRGVGFDGLKMIIGGSRLTEGVAKAALESDIEVYTGYGMSETAPLISLSSFSINEPEMTLEQDIERRCMTGNPVMMVDAQIWDQEQNSLPHDGEQTGELVLRAPWLTQSYFKNDDAGRELWQGGYMHTEDIAYMTASGTIKITDRLKDVIKSGGEWISSLQIETILSLHPSVADVAVIGVRDEQWGERPLAAIVLKPHCKDTTVEDIKAVAEQAVEKGMIPKYGVPSKFLLVDDLPKTSVGKHDKKVMRELYADQTGI, via the coding sequence ATGTCAAATCATTATAGTAGCGCCCCATCCGCTTACGCCTATCCATTGATTATCAAGCAGCTGTTAAACCGCGCCAAGACGGTATCTACAGAGCAAGAAATCGTTTACGCCGATAAGAAACGCATGACTTACGCAGACTTCTTTCAGCGTATCGGTCAGTTTGCCAATGTTTTAGCCGGCCTTAACTTGGATAAAGGGGATGTGGTCGCCGTCATGGATTGGGACAGTCACCGTTATCTTGAATCCTACTTTGCCGTGCCGATGTCCGAGTACGTGATTCAGACGGTCAATATTCGCCTGTCACCAGAAAAAGTGCTCTATACCATCAACCATGCTAAGCCTAAAGTCTTGATGGTGAACTCTGAATTTGCGCCTTTAGTCAAAGATTACCAATTTGAAAACTCGTCTATCGAGCACATCATCTGGTTAGATGACAATGGCGTGTCTTATGAAGGCGTGTTTGGTCACAATGAAAATCGCGTAATTGGTGAATACGAGGCGCTATTGGCAGCGGCGAGTCCTGAGTTTGAGTTCCCAGACTTTGATGAAAATACCATTGCCAGTACTTTCTATACCTCAGGGACGACCGGCGACCCTAAAGGGGTGTTCTTTACCCACCGTCAATTGGTGCTGCATACGTTAACCGAAGCAGCCTCCCTGGGCGTATTGCCCCAAAAGCAAGGGGTGAGTTTTGGTGATGTTTATATGCCGATGACGCCGATGTTCCACGTCCATGCTTGGGGTTTCCCCTTTACCGCGACTATGATTGGGCTGAAGCAAGTGTATCCCGGTCGCTATGCGCCAGATACCTTGATGGACCTTATTATCAATGAAAAAGTCAGCATCACCCATTGCGTACCGACTATCTTACAGATGGTGATAGGCGAGGCGCAAAAACGTGGCGTTGGTTTTGACGGTCTGAAAATGATCATTGGTGGTTCACGTCTGACAGAAGGCGTCGCCAAAGCAGCGCTTGAGAGCGATATCGAGGTCTATACGGGTTATGGTATGTCTGAGACGGCACCGCTTATTAGCCTTAGCTCGTTTAGTATCAATGAGCCAGAGATGACTTTAGAGCAAGATATCGAGCGCCGCTGTATGACGGGCAATCCAGTGATGATGGTCGATGCCCAAATTTGGGATCAAGAGCAAAACTCACTGCCTCATGATGGCGAGCAAACGGGTGAATTGGTATTGCGCGCACCATGGCTCACGCAGAGCTACTTTAAAAATGATGATGCCGGTCGCGAGTTGTGGCAAGGCGGCTATATGCATACCGAAGATATCGCCTATATGACCGCCAGCGGTACGATTAAGATTACCGATCGCCTCAAAGATGTGATTAAGTCAGGTGGGGAGTGGATATCCTCCTTACAAATCGAGACTATTTTATCGCTACATCCTTCGGTGGCTGATGTTGCCGTGATTGGCGTGCGCGATGAGCAGTGGGGCGAGCGTCCGTTAGCAGCTATCGTCTTAAAGCCTCATTGCAAAGATACGACGGTAGAGGATATCAAAGCTGTCGCTGAGCAAGCTGTAGAAAAAGGGATGATTCCAAAATACGGCGTACCTAGTAAGTTCTTGCTAGTAGATGATTTGCCTAAGACGTCAGTGGGCAAACACGATAAGAAAGTGATGCGTGAACTCTATGCAGATCAAACAGGCATCTAA
- a CDS encoding enoyl-CoA hydratase/isomerase family protein: protein MTDDAQATKKAADAPSVLIQTYPTDCGHVIGEMTLNSPASLNALSIDMCQRMSEQLSQWQNDDKVVAILLRGAGDKAFCAGGDIRKLYDSMAEHDPSTPNPYATAFFGNEYDLYRQMHFYTKPLILWGNGIVMGGGMGLMAGCSHRIITDTTRFAMPEITIGLFPDATGSWFLQRMPAKIGLFLGLTGAQCNGADALLVNLAEYAVASDSYEAVVSALKTADWRAEQDEVIATQRNLEATASHALATLANSQQEQLSLKPSKLIEYWQPIQALMTSGGLADIDAILQDDAKLAAIDADFAAETWTQRAVGTYRNGCPVTAALTYEIFHRVGALSLEQILYLETNIAANCANNPDFREGVRALLIDKDKNPQWSRTLAECLTPEGQDYINSHFDSPYAAGEHPFADWLTEQAVAVQAVR from the coding sequence ATGACAGATGATGCACAAGCTACTAAGAAGGCAGCAGACGCGCCTTCGGTCTTAATCCAAACATATCCTACCGACTGTGGTCATGTGATTGGCGAGATGACTTTAAACTCGCCCGCTTCGCTAAATGCGCTAAGCATTGATATGTGCCAGCGGATGAGTGAGCAGTTAAGCCAATGGCAGAATGATGACAAGGTAGTGGCTATCTTACTGCGCGGTGCCGGTGACAAGGCGTTCTGTGCGGGTGGCGATATCCGCAAGCTGTATGACAGTATGGCGGAGCATGACCCCAGTACGCCCAATCCTTATGCCACGGCATTTTTTGGTAATGAATACGATTTATACCGCCAGATGCACTTTTATACCAAACCGCTGATTTTATGGGGTAATGGTATCGTCATGGGTGGTGGTATGGGCTTAATGGCGGGCTGTAGTCATCGTATTATTACGGACACTACCCGTTTTGCTATGCCTGAAATTACCATTGGTTTATTTCCTGATGCAACGGGCAGTTGGTTCCTCCAGCGGATGCCCGCCAAGATTGGTTTGTTCCTCGGGTTAACAGGCGCACAATGTAATGGTGCCGATGCCTTGTTAGTGAATTTAGCGGAATATGCCGTCGCTAGCGATAGTTATGAGGCGGTAGTTTCGGCTTTAAAGACTGCCGATTGGCGTGCAGAGCAGGATGAAGTTATAGCAACCCAGCGTAATTTAGAAGCGACGGCCAGTCATGCCTTAGCTACGCTAGCTAATTCGCAACAAGAGCAACTGTCGTTAAAACCTAGCAAGCTCATCGAATATTGGCAGCCTATTCAGGCGCTAATGACCAGTGGTGGGCTAGCCGATATCGACGCTATCTTACAAGATGATGCGAAGCTTGCGGCTATCGATGCCGACTTTGCTGCCGAGACTTGGACGCAAAGAGCGGTGGGTACTTACCGTAATGGTTGTCCCGTTACTGCCGCCTTAACTTATGAGATATTCCACCGAGTTGGCGCGTTATCCCTAGAGCAAATCCTCTATCTTGAGACCAATATTGCTGCCAACTGTGCTAATAACCCTGACTTTAGAGAAGGGGTGCGGGCATTGTTAATTGATAAAGATAAAAATCCCCAGTGGTCGAGAACCTTAGCAGAGTGCCTCACCCCCGAGGGTCAAGACTATATCAATAGCCATTTTGACTCGCCTTATGCAGCAGGCGAGCATCCTTTTGCTGACTGGCTAACGGAACAAGCTGTCGCTGTCCAAGCCGTACGCTAA
- the mmsB gene encoding 3-hydroxyisobutyrate dehydrogenase: MTNNASATPSKIAFIGLGNMGAPMAKNLLKHGFDVTVFDLSDAALASLKEAGAKTATSPLQAAEETEVVITMLPAGKHVKSVYLGDGSENKGLLAALPKGTLVIDSSTIAAADARVVAQAAGEHGVAFLDAPVSGGTAGAAAGTLTFIVGGDAEVFARAKPILAAMGKNIFHAGDHGAGQVAKICNNMLLGILMSGTAEALNLGIKNGLDPAVLSDIMLQSSGRNWTLEVYNPYPNVMETVPASKNYAGGFMSAHMHKDLHLALQTAADTGVEVPMGSQATELYDEHIENYAEQDFSSIIGRYAPEVLSDVK, from the coding sequence ATGACCAACAACGCTAGCGCAACACCCTCTAAAATAGCCTTTATTGGTTTAGGTAATATGGGCGCTCCCATGGCCAAAAACTTGCTTAAACATGGCTTTGACGTGACCGTATTTGATTTATCCGATGCCGCCTTAGCCAGCCTAAAAGAAGCGGGCGCCAAGACCGCCACATCGCCACTACAGGCCGCTGAAGAGACTGAGGTAGTGATTACTATGCTACCGGCAGGCAAACACGTTAAGAGCGTCTATTTAGGCGATGGGAGCGAGAATAAAGGGTTGCTGGCTGCCTTACCTAAAGGTACTTTAGTGATTGATAGCAGTACGATTGCTGCAGCTGATGCTAGAGTAGTCGCGCAAGCCGCTGGTGAGCATGGGGTAGCATTTTTAGATGCGCCGGTTTCTGGGGGTACTGCAGGGGCAGCAGCAGGGACTTTAACCTTTATCGTAGGCGGCGATGCTGAAGTATTTGCGCGCGCCAAGCCTATCTTAGCCGCCATGGGCAAAAATATCTTTCATGCCGGCGATCACGGCGCAGGACAGGTGGCCAAAATATGCAATAACATGCTGCTCGGTATTTTAATGAGCGGCACGGCAGAAGCGCTAAACCTAGGGATTAAAAATGGTTTAGATCCTGCGGTTCTATCCGACATTATGCTGCAAAGCTCAGGGCGTAACTGGACGCTTGAAGTCTATAACCCTTATCCTAATGTGATGGAGACTGTGCCAGCTAGCAAAAATTACGCGGGAGGCTTTATGAGTGCGCACATGCATAAAGACTTACATCTAGCGCTACAAACCGCAGCAGACACTGGGGTAGAGGTGCCTATGGGCAGCCAAGCGACTGAGCTGTACGATGAGCATATAGAAAATTATGCGGAGCAAGACTTCTCCAGCATCATTGGCCGTTATGCTCCTGAAGTCCTGTCTGACGTTAAATAA
- a CDS encoding CoA-acylating methylmalonate-semialdehyde dehydrogenase: protein MHHVKQLINGQFVDSTTEEWLDLTDPATQEVIAKVPQTTDDEINQAVAAAKEAFKTWRKTPITTRARVFLRYQALIREHMEELAEILTAEQGKTLADARGDVFRGLEVVEHASAVGNLQVGDFVENVANGVDTYSVWQPLGVCAGITPFNFPAMIPLWMFPMAIATGNTFILKPSEQDPMVTMRLVELAIEAGIPEGVLNVVHGGKATVDAICDHPDIKAVSFVGSTNVGKHVYERAGQAGKRVQCMMGAKNHAVILPDANKEQTLNQLAGAAFGAAGQRCMALSVVVLVGEAGNWVTDIKAKAESLVVSAGKHDKDLGPVISPAAKDRVERLIATGVEEGASLLLDGRGIVVEGYEKGNFVGPTIFDHVTTEMQIYSQEIFGPVLCIMRAESLDEAIEIINANPNGNGTAIFTQSGAAAHKFQQDIDVGQVGINLPIPVPLPMFSFSGSRASKLGDLGPYGKQAVQFYTQTKTITARWFDDEASKGKVNTTISM, encoded by the coding sequence ATGCATCACGTCAAACAGCTCATCAATGGTCAATTCGTTGATTCTACTACCGAAGAATGGTTAGATTTAACCGATCCTGCTACCCAAGAAGTTATCGCTAAAGTGCCGCAAACCACCGATGATGAAATCAATCAGGCGGTAGCGGCGGCTAAAGAAGCGTTTAAAACTTGGCGCAAGACGCCTATCACTACCCGTGCCCGCGTTTTCCTGCGCTATCAAGCGCTTATCCGTGAGCATATGGAAGAGTTGGCAGAGATTTTAACTGCTGAGCAAGGCAAGACGCTTGCAGATGCACGTGGTGATGTGTTCCGTGGTTTAGAAGTGGTAGAGCATGCCTCAGCCGTAGGTAACCTTCAAGTTGGTGATTTCGTTGAAAACGTCGCCAATGGTGTGGACACTTACAGCGTTTGGCAGCCGCTAGGCGTTTGTGCAGGTATTACCCCGTTTAACTTCCCAGCGATGATTCCGCTATGGATGTTCCCGATGGCAATCGCTACGGGCAACACCTTTATCCTAAAGCCTTCTGAGCAAGATCCGATGGTCACTATGCGTCTGGTAGAGCTGGCTATTGAAGCTGGTATTCCTGAAGGCGTCTTAAACGTCGTTCATGGCGGTAAAGCTACGGTTGACGCTATCTGTGATCACCCTGATATTAAAGCCGTCTCTTTCGTTGGTTCAACCAACGTGGGCAAACACGTCTATGAGCGTGCCGGTCAAGCGGGCAAACGCGTCCAGTGTATGATGGGTGCAAAAAACCATGCGGTAATCCTACCGGATGCCAATAAAGAACAGACCCTAAACCAATTAGCCGGTGCAGCATTTGGTGCGGCAGGTCAGCGTTGTATGGCACTGTCTGTAGTCGTGCTAGTAGGCGAGGCGGGCAATTGGGTGACCGATATTAAAGCCAAAGCTGAAAGTTTAGTGGTCTCAGCGGGTAAGCATGATAAAGATTTAGGCCCAGTCATCAGTCCTGCGGCAAAAGATCGCGTTGAGCGTTTGATTGCGACCGGTGTGGAAGAAGGCGCAAGCCTGCTGTTAGATGGTCGTGGTATCGTGGTCGAAGGCTATGAAAAAGGCAACTTTGTCGGTCCAACGATCTTTGACCATGTGACCACCGAGATGCAAATTTATTCTCAAGAAATATTTGGTCCTGTATTATGTATCATGCGGGCGGAATCACTGGATGAAGCTATCGAGATTATCAACGCCAATCCTAACGGTAATGGCACGGCAATCTTTACGCAATCTGGCGCCGCTGCGCATAAATTCCAACAGGATATCGATGTGGGTCAGGTCGGTATTAACTTACCAATCCCTGTGCCACTACCTATGTTCTCTTTCTCAGGCTCACGGGCGAGTAAATTGGGCGATTTAGGACCGTATGGCAAGCAAGCTGTCCAGTTCTATACGCAAACCAAGACTATTACCGCACGCTGGTTTGACGATGAGGCGAGTAAAGGTAAGGTCAACACGACTATCTCTATGTAA